GGCCCATGGGCATCACGTCGTTGAACTGGAAGTGGAAGTGCTTCGCGTAGAACGCCTTGGCGCGCGTGAGCTCAGGGCTCGCCAGCTCGTTCCAGCGGATGCGCTGTGCTTCCTTCACGTCGAAGACGTCGCTCTTCGCCTGGGGTTTGCCGGGCGGCGGAATGGGCGCCATCACGTAGAAAGGCGTGCCCATCGGGTCGGCGACCATCGCGATGGTACCGACGGGGAGATCCCTGCGTGGCATCAGCACCCTGGCACCATCGGCCACCATGGCCCGGAGGGACGCATCGACATCGGCCACGTGCAGGTAGCCGAGCCAGCAAGGCTGTGCCCCGTGCTGCACCATGTCCTGCGAAAGGCGCAGCACGCCGCCGGCGGAGCCACCATCGCCGCGCATGATCATCCGGTAGTCCATTCCGTCCGGTATGGGCGCGGGCGGGTCGGAGATCTTCCATCCCACGACGGCGCCATAGAAGCTGGCGGCGGCGCTGGGATCCTGGGTCATCAGCTCGTACCAGATGAAGCTTCCAGTGCTCATCGTGTCATTCCCCCCTGTGAAAGGCTGGGTGTGAAGGGTCCGCACGCCCGTGTCGAGAGGGCCCTTCAATCACTGCATTCTTTTCCACGAAACCGCGCCTTCTTGCCGCAGCGCGGCAGGCCTGACCCCGCCGACAAGAACCGAAGAAACATTTCCTCTCGATGGGCGAGAATTAGGGAAATCATGCGAACCACTGCCCATCCCCACCGTCCCCTCCACGTTGGCTCCACTGGCAACCGCGTTCAGAAGGTCGAGGAGCGCCTGAAGTCAGCCGGTTACCTCAAGGGCCCCGCGGACGACCGCTTCGACGCCAAGACCGCCAAGGCGGTGGTCGCCTTCAAACGCGACAACGGCTGGGATGGGAATCCGAAGGGGGTCGTCGGCGAGCGGATGGACTCATCGCTGAAGCGCGTCAGCGCCACCGCCACCCCTGGCACGGAGGGCGCCACGACCGCCGAGGCCAGCGCGGCCGGCGGAAGCGACCGCAAGGGCAAGACGCCGTCGCAGCTCAGGGGCGCGACCTACAACGTCGAGCGCGACCGCAATCCCCAGGACGTGAAGAAGTGGCTGGGCGACTTCGCCAAGAAGAACAAGCTCGACTTCGTCCAGCTCCAGGAGATCAACGGCTACCACAAGGCCCTGGAGAACATCCCCGGCTACCACCTGGTGACCTTCCCCGGGGCCAAGGACCATGGCGAGACGGGCATCCTCGTGAAGGACAGCCTGCTCCAGGGGCAGAAGACGTCCATCCAGGGTGAGGGCGGCGGCTGGACCACCGTGCGCGGTGGCCATGCTCCGCCGCGTGCGGCCACGGCGGTCAAGCTCGCGGGTTGGCTGCAGGTAGTCTCCGCGCACCAGCCGCCATCGGTCGACTGGAAGGGCGGCGAGCCCGTCGGGCCGAAGAACCGCGTGAGCACCTACAAGTCGCTCTCCGAGAAGCTGCTCGGCTTCGCGCAGCGGAAGATCGCGAAGAATCCTGACGAAGGCCTGCTCATCGGCGGTGACTGGAACGAGCCGGCGTCCACGAAGGGCAAGTGGTCACCCGGCTGGATCGCCCAGCAGGCGGGCATGAAGCTCCACGGCGGCGTGGAGAGCCACGGCCACGGCAAGATCGACTACGCGATGTCCTACGGGGCCAAGGTCACGAACGTGAGGGCCGGCCCGACCGGGGGCTCGGATCACAACATCGTCATGTATACGGTGAGCCGTCCGAAGGGTAAGGGCTGACAGGGGAAGGTACCCGGGCCCGCTCACCCCTGGAAGAGGGGGCGGAACAGCGTGGACTCGCGCAGGGAGGCGGCCAGCGCGGCGATGTCGTCCGACTGACCGTCCACCTCCTCTTCGTCGAAAGTCTCCTTCATCCGGGCCATCACCTCCGCATGGCCGCGGGAGTACAGCAGCTCGCGGAAGACGATGAGCGCGGACTCGTCCAGCGGCACCCCGAGCGAGTCGCGCGTCCGGCCCCCGCCTTCCGCCGGCTGCGTCAGCGCGGTGACCCACTTCATGATCAGGTCCACCGGATCCCGGTCCGGATATCGCTGACGCACGAGCTGCTGGATGTGCTCGCCACGCTCGACGTTCAAGAGGAGCGCGAGGAAGTAACGGTGCTCCGGATCCTTCACCTGTCCTCGCCGGTCGATGAGCAGCGCCTGGCGCATGTACTCCTTGAACACCGGACGAAGCTCCTCCGCCAGCGCGCCATGCGTTCGCACCGCCACGTCCCAGTACGGATCCAGCGCCTCCAGCTTCTTGTGCAGTTGGAGCAGCCGCTCGAAGACGAGGAAGCACGTCAGGAGGTCCGAGCGCTCGATGAGGCCACTGATGAGCCGCGTGCGCTCCGGCGGGTTCAGCTCCGCCAGCAATGACAGGGACTGGAGCACCTTGTGGGTGTGCGCGTCCTCGCCGCCCGGGTAGTAGGCCAGGTGGGGCTTCTTGTACGAGTACTGGTAGCCCCCTTCCGGCGAGTGCAGCGTGCGCACCACGCACGTCACCGAGGGCCGCTCCAGGTGGAAGAGGGAGTGGATGTACCGGTCCCCTCCGAGGATGCGGTGGATGTCTCCCGTGCGCAGCCCCGTCACGGACAAGAGCTCCATGTCACCGAACGCGACGCGGCTGTTCACCTTGTGCCGCTCGTGCCAGCGGTAGTGCCCGTGGATGCTGCTGCCCTGGAGCACCTGGAAGGCGCCACAGAAGCCGTGCTGGTGGATGTCGGTGGTGCCGTCCACCCAGTAGTACAGGTCGATGAGCAGGCGCGCGTCGGAGAACACCGTCAGCGCCGGCTGGCCGAAGCCCGGACGCGTGGTGAGCTGCTTCGGAAAGTCGCGCGTGCCGTAGAGCCACTCCAGCGGCTCCAGCGTCTTGAACGCCTGGTGCGGAGCCATCTCCCGCAGCACCTCGGCCGCGATGTC
The sequence above is drawn from the Corallococcus sp. NCRR genome and encodes:
- a CDS encoding VOC family protein produces the protein MSTGSFIWYELMTQDPSAAASFYGAVVGWKISDPPAPIPDGMDYRMIMRGDGGSAGGVLRLSQDMVQHGAQPCWLGYLHVADVDASLRAMVADGARVLMPRRDLPVGTIAMVADPMGTPFYVMAPIPPPGKPQAKSDVFDVKEAQRIRWNELASPELTRAKAFYAKHFHFQFNDVMPMGPMGDYCFIDHDGVRLGAIMQKPAENPGPTGAWLFYFGVPSVAEAQRAITANGGKVLQGPHEVPGGDWIVVATDPAGATFGVVGRKGE
- a CDS encoding peptidoglycan-binding domain-containing protein, yielding MRTTAHPHRPLHVGSTGNRVQKVEERLKSAGYLKGPADDRFDAKTAKAVVAFKRDNGWDGNPKGVVGERMDSSLKRVSATATPGTEGATTAEASAAGGSDRKGKTPSQLRGATYNVERDRNPQDVKKWLGDFAKKNKLDFVQLQEINGYHKALENIPGYHLVTFPGAKDHGETGILVKDSLLQGQKTSIQGEGGGWTTVRGGHAPPRAATAVKLAGWLQVVSAHQPPSVDWKGGEPVGPKNRVSTYKSLSEKLLGFAQRKIAKNPDEGLLIGGDWNEPASTKGKWSPGWIAQQAGMKLHGGVESHGHGKIDYAMSYGAKVTNVRAGPTGGSDHNIVMYTVSRPKGKG